The following are encoded together in the Glycine max cultivar Williams 82 chromosome 8, Glycine_max_v4.0, whole genome shotgun sequence genome:
- the KASI gene encoding beta-ketoacyl-ACP synthetase I encodes MQALHSPTLRASPLDPLRGPNNAAANRRSSSAKRVFFVSATVAPKVSAPQRQKDPKKRVVITGMGLASVFGNDVEGYYEKLLAGESGITAIDRFDASKFPTRFGGQIRGFSAEGYIDGKNDRRLDDCLRYCIVAGKKALENADLAPDNHSKIDKERAGVLVGSGMGGLTVFSDGVQALIEKGHRKITPFFIPYAITNMGSALLGIDLGFMGPNYSISTACATSNYCFYAAANHIRRGEADLMIAGGTEAAIIPIGLGGFVACRALSQRNDDPKTASRPWDKERDGFVMGEGAGVLVMESLEHAMKRGAPIIAEYLGGAVNCDAYHMTDPRSDGLGVSTCIQSSLEDAGVSPEEVNYINAHATSTLAGDLAEINAIKKVFKDTSGIKINATKSMIGHCLGAAGGLEAIATVKAITTGWLHPTINQFNPEPAVDFDTVANVKQQHEINVAISNSFGFGGHNSVVAFSAFKP; translated from the exons ATGCAAGCGCTTCACTCTCCCACCCTCCGCGCTTCTCCCTTGGACCCTCTTCGTGGCCCCAACAATGCCGCCGCCAACCGCCGCTCCTCCAGCGCCAAGCGCGTGTTCTTCGTCTCCGCCACGGTGGCGCCGAAGGTGTCCGCCCCGCAGCGACAGAAGGACCCCAAGAAGCGCGTTGTGATCACCGGAATGGGCCTCGCGTCGGTGTTCGGTAACGACGTGGAGGGTTACTACGAGAAGCTCCTCGCCGGCGAGAGCGGCATCACCGCCATCGACCGCTTCGACGCCTCCAAGTTCCCCACGCGTTTCGGCGGCCAGATCCGCGGCTTCTCTGCCGAGGGCTACATCGACGGCAAGAACGACCGCCGCCTCGACGACTGCCTCCGCTACTGCATTGTCGCCGGCAAAAAGGCCCTCGAAAACGCCGACCTTGCCCCCGACAACCACTCCAAG ATTGATAAGGAGCGTGCTGGTGTTCTTGTAGGCTCTGGAATGGGAGGCTTAACGGTGTTTTCTGACGGTGTTCAGGCTCTGATTGAGAAGGGGCACAGGAAGATAACGCCGTTTTTCATTCCTTATGCAATTACTAACATGGGTTCGGCTTTGCTTGGGatagaccttggattcatgggTCCCAACTACTCTATATCCACGGCTTGTGCTACTTCCAATTATTGCTTTTATGCTGCGGCGAACCATATTCGGAGAGGGGAGGCTGATTTGATGATAGCCGGTGGGACTGAGGCTGCCATTATTCCTATTGGGTTAGGGGGTTTTGTTGCTTGCAGAGCGCTTTCTCAGAGGAACGACGACCCTAAAACCGCTTCCAGGCCATGGGATAAGGAACGTGATGGCTTTGTTATGGGTGAAGGTGCTGGAGTTTTG GTAATGGAGAGCTTGGAGCATGCTATGAAGCGAGGCGCACCTATTATTGCTGAATATTTGGGAGGAGCTGTTAACTGTGATGCTTATCACATGACtgatccaaggtctgatggacTTGGTGTGTCTACATGCATTCAGAGCAGCCTTGAAGATGCCGGTGTGTCACCAGAGGAG GTCAACTACATAAATGCACATGCAACTTCCACTCTTGCTGGAGACTTGGCAGAAATTAATGCTATTAAAAAGGTTTTCAAGGACACTTCTGGCATCAAAATTAATGCCACCAAG TCTATGATAGGGCACTGCCTTGGTGCAGCTGGGGGTTTAGAAGCCATTGCCACAGTGAAAGCCATAACAACAGGATGGCTGCATCCAACAATCAATCAATTT AACCCAGAACCTGCAGTTGATTTTGATACAGTGGCAAATGTCAAGCAGCAGCATGAAATCAACGTTG ccatttcaaattcatttggATTCGGTGGACACAACTCTGTGGTGGcattttctgctttcaagcCTTGA
- the LOC100811545 gene encoding DNA replication licensing factor MCM3, producing MDLSEEVRAAHKREFSDFLDQDVGKGIYMDEIKTLINHKRHRLIVNISDLHNFRDLGNRILRSPSEYMQPFCDAVTEATRAIDPKYLKEGEQVLVGFEGPFVSRRVTPRELLSEFIGSMVCIEGIVTKCSLVRPKVVKSVHFCPTTGSFTSREYRDITSNLGLPTGSVYPTRDENGNLLVTEFGLCKYKDHQTLSIQEVPENSAPGQLPRTVDVIAEDDLVDSCKPGDRVAIVGIYKALAGKSKGSVNGVFRTVLIANNVSLLNKEANAPIYSAEDVKNIKEIAARDDAFDLLSNSLAPSIYGHSWIKKAVVLLMLSGVEKNLKNGTHLRGDINMMMVGDPSVAKSQLLRAIMNIAPLAISTTGRGSSGVGLTAAVTSDQETGERRLEAGAMVLADRGVVCIDEFDKMNDQDRVAIHEVMEQQTVTIAKAGIHASLNARCSVVAAANPIYGTYDRSLTPTKNIGLPDSLLSRFDLLFIVLDQMDPDIDRRISEHVLRMHRFRSAVDGGEAALDGSSRYGREDEADMDSSVFVKYNRMLHGKKTGRGQKRDTLTIKFLKKFIHYAKHRIQPELTDEASENIATAYAELRNSSSNAKTGGTLPITARTLETIIRLSTAHAKLKLSREVSKSDVEAALKVLNFAIYHKELTEMEEREQERERELDRKRKADHDENDGPDRGPKDRRGPKDKRGPTSTDAMEVDDNSATHAAVGPTPERIEEFNSLFNQHMHANRLEQITIANLGNVINRGQDPPPYSAADILLLLERLQDDNRVMITDGVVHMIS from the exons ATGGATTTGAGCGAGGAAGTTAGGGCAGCTCACAAGCGAGAATTCTCCGATTTCTTAGATCAAGAT GTTGGAAAGGGCATATACATGGACGAAATCAAAACCCTAATCAACCACAAGCGTCACCGCCTCATCGTCAACATCTCCGATCTCCACAACTTCCGCGACTTGGGTAACAG GATTCTGAGGAGTCCAAGTGAGTACATGCAGCCGTTCTGTGACGCGGTCACGGAGGCTACTCGTGCTATCGATCCCAAGTATTTGAAGGAAGGGGAACAAGTGCTTGTTGGATTTGAAGGCCCTTTTGTTTCTCGCCGTGTCACGCCCAGGGAACTTCTCTCTGAATTCATAGGTTCCATGGTCTGTATTGAGGGCATTGTCACTAAAT gTTCTCTTGTAAGGCCGAAGGTTGTTAAAAGTGTTCATTTTTGCCCCACCACGGGAAGCTTCACTTCTCGCGAATATCGTGATATTACATCTAATTTGGGATTGCCCACAGGATCTGTTTACCCTACAAGG GATGAAAATGGCAACTTACTCGTGACTGAGTTTGGATTGTGCAAATACAAAGATCATCAAACTTTGTCCATTCAAGAAGTTCCTGAGAATTCTGCTCCTGGTCAACTCCCAAGAACAGTGGATGTCATTGCAGAAGACGATCTTGTTGATTCTTGCAAGCCTGGAGATCGAGTGGCAATTGTGGGGATATATAAGGCTCTTGCAGGGAAAAGCAAAGGCAGTGTGAATGGAGTATTCAG GACTGTTCTCATAGCCAACAATGTTTCTCTTCTCAACAAAGAGGCTAATGCACCAATCTACAGTGCTGAAGATGTCAAAAACATTAAAGAGATAGCTGCAAGAGATGATGCATTTGATCTGCTAAGTAATTCACTTGCACCTTCTATATATGGGCATTCTTGGATAAAGAAAGCAGTGGTTTTGTTGATGCTTAGTGGGGTGGAGAAGAACTTAAAGAATGGCACTCACTTGCGAGG TGACATCAACATGATGATGGTTGGCGATCCCTCTGTTGCCAAGTCTCAACTCTTGAGAGCAATTATGAACATTGCTCCCTTGGCCATATCAACTACAGGCCGGGGTTCTTCTGGGGTTGGTTTGACAGCCGCAGTTACTTCAGATCAAGAAACAG GGGAAAGAAGGCTTGAAGCTGGGGCAATGGTGCTTGCTGACAGAGGTGTTGTCTGCATTGATGAATTTGACAAGATGAATGATCAAGATCGTGTTGCTATACATGAAGTTATGGAGCAGCAGACCGTGACTATTGCCAAAGCTGGTATCCATGCTTCACTGAATGCCCGATGCAGTGTGGTTGCAGCTGCAAATCCCATATATGGAACT TATGATCGTTCATTGACTCCAACCAAAAATATCGGACTCCCAGACTCCTTGCTTTCTCGATTTGATCTACTTTTTATTGTGTTGGATCAAATGGATCCTGATATTGATCGTCGAATATCAGAGCATGTCCTTCGTATGCATCGATTTCGTTCTGCTGTTGATGGAG GTGAGGCAGCACTTGATGGGAGCTCAAGATATGGAAGAGAAGATGAAGCTGATATGGACTCATCTGTCTTTGTCAAATATAACAGAATGTTACATGGGAAGAAAACTGGAAGAGGTCAAAAACGTGATACGCTTACAAttaagtttcttaaaaaatttatccactATGCTAAGCATAGGATTCAACCTGAACTGACTGATGAG GCATCTGAGAACATTGCCACGGCCTATGCTGAGCTCAGAAATTCAAGTTCAAATGCAAAG ACTGGAGGAACACTTCCCATAACTGCCAGAACTTTAGAAACCATAATACGTCTCTCAACAGCTCATGCCAAATTGAAGTTGAGCAGAGAG GTTTCTAAGTCTGATGTTGAAGCAGCTTTGAAGGTTCTAAATTTTGCAATATATCACAAAGAACTGACAGAAATGGAGGAGCGTGAgcaagagagggagagagagctgGACAGGAAGCGCAAGGCTGATCATGATGAAAATGATGGTCCTGATCGTGGTCCTAAAGATAGAAGAGGTCCTAAAGATAAAAGAGG gCCAACATCAACGGATGCCATGGAAGTAGATGATAACTCAGCAACTCATGCTGCTGTCGGACCCACCCCTGAAAG AATTGAAGAATTTAATTCTCTATTTAATCAGCATATGCATGCCAACCGCCTGGAACAAATAACTATTGCAAACTTAGGGAATGTTATCAACAGAGGGCAAGATCCACCACCTTACAGTGCTGCAGATATACTACTCCTATTAGAG AGGTTGCAAGACGACAATAGAGTCATGATAACTGATGGAGTGGTGCATATGATATCATAA
- the LOC100527870 gene encoding uncharacterized protein LOC100527870, which yields MGSEDAKDPFKGVDWKAVGGEMQQNPSAKPALKKRLPKKVREIPEFYFLPRWPLPKAILFCSACIGGGVAAGMLLETWIEKKVKEDGGVIWEFDK from the exons ATGGGAAGCGAGGATGCGAAAGATCCGTTCAAAGGGGTGGATTGGAAGGCCGTTGGTGGCGAGATGCAGCAAAATCCGAGTGCTAAACCAGCATTGAAGAAACGATTACCAAAGAAAGTTAGGGAAATTCCTGAATTCTATTTCCTTCCACGATGGCCGCTACCCAAAGCCATTTTATTCTGCAGCGCATGCATTGGTGGTGGTGTAGCTGCTGGAATGCTTTTAGAGACCTGGATTGAAAAGAAAGTTAAAG AAGATGGAGGGGTTATATGGGAATTTGACAAATAA
- the LOC100812074 gene encoding uncharacterized protein LOC100812074 has translation MSMAATLTAVRIPTFHQRHLRKHFTAPSSSLRLLNLAKMEGSEISEQVGEDLGAKKKVFVAGATGSTGKRIVEQLLAKGFAVKAGVRDVDKAKTTLSSANPSLQIVKADVTEGSDKLAEAIGDDSEAVVCATGFRPGWDLLAPWKVDNFGTVNLVEACRKRNVNRFILISSILVNGAAMGQLFNPAYIFLNVFGLTLVAKLQAEKYIRKSGINYTIIRPGGLRNDPPTGNIVMEPEDTLYEGSISRSLVAEVAVEALAYPEASYKVVEIVSRPDAPKRPYHDLFGSIRQQ, from the exons ATGTCAATGGCTGCGACTCTCACTGCTGTAAGAATTCCCACTTTCCACCAACGCCATCTCAGAAAACATTTCACTGCACCTTCTTCTTCCTTACGCCTCCTCAATCTCGCAAAG ATGGAAGGAAGTGAGATCAGTGAGCAAGTGGGAGAGGATTTGGGAGCAAAGAAGAAAGTTTTTGTAGCTGGAGCCACTGGTAGCACCGGCAAAAGAATCGTTGAGCAGTTACTCGCAAAGGGCTTTGCTGTTAAGGCTGGGGTTAGAGACGTCGACAAGGCCAAGACAACCCTTTCATCTGCCAACCCTTCTCTTCAAATT gtgaaagctgatgtcacagaGGGTTCTGATAAGCTAGCTGAGGCCATTGGTGATGATTCAGAAGCAGTAGTGTGTGCCACAGGCTTTCGCCCGGGGTGGGATTTGCTTGCTCCATGGAAG GTTGACAATTTTGGCACAGTAAACCTCGTTGAAGCATGCAGGAAACGTAATGTTAACAGATTCATTCTTATCAGTTCCATTTTAGTTAATGGAGCTGCTATGGGACAATTATTCAATCCGGCTTACatctttcttaatgtttttgGACTCACCTTAGTAGCAAAACTACAGGCAGAGAAATATATCAGGAAATCCGGTATAAACTACACAATAATAAGACCTGGTGGGTTGAGAAACGATCCTCCTACTGGAAATATAGTTATGGAGCCTGAG GACACCCTTTATGAAGGTTCCATATCCAGATCTTTAGTTGCTGAAGTGGCTGTGGAGGCATTGGCTTATCCTGAGGCATCTTATAAAGTTGTGGAAATAGTGTCTCGCCCTGATGCTCCTAAACGCCCGTACCATGACCTTTTTGGATCCATAAGGCAACAATAA